The genomic stretch TATCGAACTGCTTACCCTCACGTATAACGGTTAAGTTAATTTTTGCACCAGGACGCTGCTCGGCAACCGAATCCATTAACCAAATTACATTATCAACCTCGGCACCATTAAATTTGATGACCACATCACCAGAGATAAGACCGGCTTTTTCAGCTGGAGAATCTGGCGCAGTATTCTGCACGACTATGCCCTGATTGTCTTTTAATCCGAGTAATTTAGCCATCACTGTATTGATCGACGTCCCTTCTATACCTAAGTAGCCACGTATGACGCGACCATTTGCAATCAAGGCATCCATGATTTTAACGGCTAGTGGATAGGGGATTGCAAAGCTAATACCCATTGTTTCAACATTCTTTGCAACCTGAAAGGAAGCTGTATTGATACCGACTAGTTCACCTAAGCTATTCACCAGAGCACCGCCGGAGTTACCTTCATTAATTGCTGCATCAGTTTGTAAGAAGTTTTGATGGCCAGTGGTACTCATACCGATACGGCCCCGAGCACTGATAATGCCTTGCGTAATGGTTTGGCCTAAATTGTATGGGTTACCAATGGCAAGTACGACGTCACCAATGTTGGTTTGCTCGTGTTTACTTTGTGGAATGCTCGGTAGATTCTTAGCATCTATGTTGAGTACTGCGAGGTCGGTATAGCGGTCAAAACCAATTAACTCAGCAGTGAAGAATCGACCATCTTGTAGTGCGACAATAATTTGGTCTGCATCAGCAATAACGTGATAATTTGTGAGTAAATAGCCTTTTTTATTCATGATCACACCAGAGCCGAGACTTTGCGGGCGTAATGTCGCTTTACTGTTAATCGTTGATTTTTGGTAGGTGCGAGTATAGATATTCACAACAGAAGGTGCAGCACGCTTTACCGCAGCAGAAAAGCTCATTTGTTCATTAAGGCCTAATGAAAATGGCTGGCTGAGTGCTAAACCTTGCTTACTCTGTAATTGTGGTAACGCTAACAAGAGTACGGCGGCGACCGCAATACCGAGGAAGATACTTTTCGAAACATATGACCACAAATTTTGCACTGAAATATCCCTACGTTACGCATTAAAAAATAGCAACGTAGAGGATAGCATCTCTTTCTAGGATAATGTAAGAAATAACATGCAAAGTGATGTAAGGCTTAGCGTAATACCAAGAACAAGTGTTGTTCACCACGTTGAATATTAAGTGCCAGAGTGGTTTTATCTTCGGTCAGTAATTTACGTAATTGGGCGAGGTTTTTAACTTTGTCTTTATTCACGCCAATTATAATGTCGTCTTGTTGCAATCCTGACGCCGCAGCGATTGAGCGCTCATGTACGTTAGAAACCATGACACCTTTATTGTTTCCAGCGTTCACTAATGTTGCGCCTTCAAGACTTGGGTGTAAGCTGCTGGCATTGGCAAGTTGATTATCCGCAGGTTTGAGTATGGCGTTAACCGTTATTGGCTTGCCTTCCCTGACGATGCCGAGACTGACTTTTTTATTTGGCCCCAAAGTACCAATGCGTGCTCTTAGTTCACTGAAGCTACGTATTTTATTATTATTGACGCTGACAATGATATCACCTGCGACTAATCCCGCTTCTGCGGCGGCTGAATCTGGAGTGACCTGATTAATGAAAGCCCCGTATTGCACATCAATATCAAATGCTTTGGCAAGGTCAGCGGTTAATTCTTGTCCTGCGACACCTAATAAGCCTCGGCGAACTTCACCATGTTCAATAATTTGCTGTACTAGGTTATTTGCCATATTGGCAGGAATGGCAAAACCAATCCCCACGTTGCCGCCATTAGGGCCTAATATAGCTGTATTAATACCGATTAACTCCCCACGTAAGTCAACTAACGCGCCGCCAGAGTTGCCACTATTAATCGCGGCATCGGTTTGA from Moritella marina ATCC 15381 encodes the following:
- the degS gene encoding outer membrane-stress sensor serine endopeptidase DegS, which translates into the protein MQNLWSYVSKSIFLGIAVAAVLLLALPQLQSKQGLALSQPFSLGLNEQMSFSAAVKRAAPSVVNIYTRTYQKSTINSKATLRPQSLGSGVIMNKKGYLLTNYHVIADADQIIVALQDGRFFTAELIGFDRYTDLAVLNIDAKNLPSIPQSKHEQTNIGDVVLAIGNPYNLGQTITQGIISARGRIGMSTTGHQNFLQTDAAINEGNSGGALVNSLGELVGINTASFQVAKNVETMGISFAIPYPLAVKIMDALIANGRVIRGYLGIEGTSINTVMAKLLGLKDNQGIVVQNTAPDSPAEKAGLISGDVVIKFNGAEVDNVIWLMDSVAEQRPGAKINLTVIREGKQFDISVTLGELQALQPQQ
- a CDS encoding Do family serine endopeptidase is translated as MVSKLHCKTLIALTLSAAMGLTSLSATAAHPFAVAGQPLPSLAPILEQVTPAVVNISVSGTKVSQQQIPEAFRYFFGPNGPGSQQQAQPFQGLGSGVIIDAEKGYILTNNHVIADADKIQVMLKDGHEYEAKLIGADKGSDIALLQVKAKNLVAIKFADSDKLRVGDFTIAIGNPFGLGQTVTSGIVSALGRTGLQLENLENFIQTDAAINSGNSGGALVDLRGELIGINTAILGPNGGNVGIGFAIPANMANNLVQQIIEHGEVRRGLLGVAGQELTADLAKAFDIDVQYGAFINQVTPDSAAAEAGLVAGDIIVSVNNNKIRSFSELRARIGTLGPNKKVSLGIVREGKPITVNAILKPADNQLANASSLHPSLEGATLVNAGNNKGVMVSNVHERSIAAASGLQQDDIIIGVNKDKVKNLAQLRKLLTEDKTTLALNIQRGEQHLFLVLR